Genomic DNA from Comamonas resistens:
CCGTTGGGACATGCAGCCCTGCCGTGCCCCCTTCCAGAGCGCGCAGCATGATGCCATGGCCGGGAATGATGAGCCCACCAAGAAAGTGCCCCTCGGCATCCATGGCATCCACAGTCACGGCCGTACCCACCATCACGGTGACCAAAGGCCTTTGCGGCCCTTGCTGCAGCATATGGTGGCGCGCACCGATCATGGCCACCCAGCGGTCTGCTCCCAGGCGCGAAGGATGGTCATAGCCATTGCTCACGCCGGCCTCTTGCAAGGAGGGAACCACCCACCGCGGCTCCAGGTTCCAGCCCAGCATCTGTTCGATCTGTTCATGCACTCTGCGCCTGGCGGGCTCGCCCGCCACCACGCAGCCCAGCATGCGATCCGGCGCAGGCAAGCCAGCCCAGGCACCTTCCGCCAGCCGCTCGATATGCTCCAGAAACTCTGCCCCATGGGCCAGCAAGGCTGCGCCAGGCCGATGATCTTCATACATGGCCCACTTCAAACGAGTGTTGCCAATGTCTATGGCCAAAAATGTCATGCGGCGGATTATCAGTACTTTTGCCCACAATGAAGCGATCAAAGTCGCATCCATTACAGCAGACGCGGAAATTGTCAAAAAACTGGCACTGCAGCAATCCTTAACAGTCCAGGCATCAATTCACGTTACATTGGTCTGCTTTCATTCCGTCCACTCATTTTTAAGGAGTCAACCCATGGGTTTGTTCAGCTTTATCAAAGAAGCCGGTGAAAAACTGTTTGGCGGCGGCGATGCACATGCCGCTACCCCATCCGAGGACTTGAATGTCAAGGCGGCCCAAGCCATTGCGGCCTATATCAATACCCAGAACCTGGGCGTTTCCAATCTGCAAGTGCAGTTTGACGGCTCCCAAGGCAAGGTGACCGTGCAGGGCGTAGCTCCCACTCAGGCTGCCAAGGAAAAGGTGACGCTGTGCTGCGGCAATGTGGCCAATGTCCAGTCCGTGGACAACCAGATGACCGTCACCAACCCAGAGCCCGAGGCCCAATACCACGACGTGGTGCGTGGCGACACCCTGTCGGCCATCTCCAAGAAGTACTACGGCGATGCCAACAAGTACAACGCCATCTTCGAGGCCAACAAGCCCATGCTGACCAGCCCCGACAAGATCTACCCCGGTCAGAAGCTGCGTATTCCTGCTCTGTAACTGGAGCTTCTACAAAAAAGCGCTCAACAGAGCGCTTTTTCTTTTGGCACACGCACTAGACTCGCAATCATGAAAACCTTGCTCACCGGCGGCGCCGGGTATATCGGCAGCCATACAGCCATTGAATTGATCAGCCATGGCCACGAGGTCGTGATTTTCGACAACTTCAGCAACAGCCATCCTGAAGCGGTGCGCCGTGTGGAGCAGATCGCCGGGCGCTCCATCCCGGTGATCCAGGCCGATGTCCGCGACCAGCAGGCACTGGAGTCTGCACTTGGGCAGCACGGCATAGACAGCGTGGTGCACTTCGCCGGCAAGAAAGCGGTGGGCGAGTCCGTGGCCCAGCCTGTGGACTACTACGACAACAATGTCAACGGCACGCTGGTACTGCTGCGTGCCATGAAGAACCACAATGTGCGCAAGCTGGTCTTCAGCTCTTCTGCCACCGTATACGGCTCACCACAGTATCTCCCGCTGGACGAGAAGCATGCAACCTCGGTGACCAACCCTTATGGTCGCAGCAAGCTGATGGTCGAGGAAATCCTGGCTGACCTATACCACTCCGATCCTCAATGGTCCTTGGCGGTATTGCGCTACTTCAACCCCATCGGTGCCCACGAGAGCGGCCTGATTGGCGAAGATCCATCCGACATTCCCAACAATCTGCTGCCTTACATTGCCCAGGTGGCCGTGGGTCGTCGCCAGCAGTTGCAGATTTTCGGGGGAGACTACGACACGGTAGACGGCACGGGTGTGCGCGACTATATCCATGTGGTCGATCTGGCACGTGGCCATGTCAAAGCCCTGGAGAAACTGGCCGGCCTCAGCCAGCCCGAACTGCTGACAGTGAATCTGGGCACGGGCAATGGTTACAGCGTGCTGGAGGTTCTTCAGGCTTTCGAGAAAGCCTGCGGCAAGACTCTGCCATACGCCATCACGGACCGTCGTCCTGGCGATGTCGCCAGCTGCTATGCCAACCCGGCCCATGCGCTGGCAACCCTGGGCTGGCAGGCCCAGCACAACCTGGATGAGATGTGCGCCGATACCTGGCGCTGGCAAAGCCAGAACCCGAACGGCTATCGCTCAGCTTGATAAAGCCTCTGCCCTGGCTTCTTACTGACTCCAGGGCAGGCCGCGCTTGCGCCAGCCGCCTAGCTGGCCACGCTGGCCTGCAGCATTCACATCGCCCTCGAAGCCTTCCAGGATGTTGTAGGCCTCGATTCCCAGGCCCGTAGCACGCTGGGCTGCCGCCACCGAGCGCACGCCGCTGCGGCACAGCAGCACCAGCTTTTTGCCTTCGGGCACGGCTGCACGCAGCTGGGCATCGAAATCCGCATTCATGGCCATACCCGGCCATTGCTTCCAGGCAACGGCGACCGCACCCGGCACCTTGCCCACCCACTCGCGCTCGGCATCGGTGCGCACATCGACCAGGACGGCCTCGCCGCCTTGCACCCACTTCCAGGCCAGCTCGGCTGCGATATCGCCAGCATAGCCCTCGGCAGGCTCAATGGTTTCAGATACTGGATTCATGGTCTGTCCTTGCATAGTGTGTAGTGCGCCTCAGTCCCAGCCGGGCAAAGGCCTGTCTCTCAAAGTTCTGCGCAATTGCTTCCAGTCGGGAAGCATTTGCTCCACCACGGCCCAGAACTGCGGGCTGTGATCCATATGGTGCAGATGAGCGAGCTCATGAACCACCACATAGTCGATGATTTGCGGCGCATGCTGCATCAATCGCCAGTTCAGCCGAATCACGCCGGCACTGGTCGCACTGCCCCAGCGCGTGTTGGCACTGCTAAGGCGCAGCGCATTCCAGCGCACTCCCATCCGGGGAGCATAGTGCAGCATACGCGCTGTGAAATGGGTGCGTGCTTCGCGCAGTATCCAGGCCTGTACCGCCGCGCGGACCTGTACGGGCGGCGCATCCGGCGCCAGCGGCAAATGCAGGCACTGCGCGCCATCCGCATGCTGCTCACGATAAGTCTGGCGGGTACGGACTGGATTGGATGACCCGCCCGTCAGGCACAGCCGCATGGGGACGCCCAAATAGTCGAGCAGACCGCCCTCCTGCCAGTGAATACGTGCCTCGTTCTTCAGCTGTTGGCGCTGACCGGCCTCCTGCAGCTTGCGCACAATCCAGCCGGCCTTGGTCTGCAACGCCGCTTCGATCTCGGCCATGCCCACCCAGCGCGGAGCGGTGACATCCAGCCCCTGGGCACTGACCGAAAATCCGATGCTGCGCCGTGCCGAGCGGCGCAGCAGATAGGCAATGGGTAGGCCTTGCAGATGCACGGCGTGGCTGGCCAGGGGATGAGCCGGCAACACCACAGGCTCATCATCCTCTTCCAAATCAATAGCTGCTGCCGTTTTACCCGCCTGCGTTTGAGCGGGATTTTCCTCAAAATCCAGATCGGCTTGAAGCAAGGTCTGAGGCAAGGACGGTACTGGCGGCTTGCTCGCCCGCCGTCGAGGAATCAATTGCCCCCGTCCATCATCGACCACTGGCGGCACCAGCCATTGCCATGATTGAAAGCCGACCATCAGGGATGCCGAGCAAGAGCCGCCTCGCGGCGAAGGCATCGTCCCCTGGGGGAAAGCGCGCAGCGGCTCAGGGGGAACATCAGTACGCCTCAGGGTCCAGCCGCTGCATCTCGGCTTCGATCCAGGATTCGACCTCGGCCATCAGCTCGTCATGCTTGCGACCGGCCGACGAAATCGGCTTGCCGATGGACACATCAACCATGCCCGGCTTCTTGACGAAGGCCTTGCGCGGCCAGCACTTGGCCGATGTCACGGCAATCGGCACCACGGGCGCGCCGGCCATGATGGCCAGACGGGTGGCACCGGTCTTGTATTCGCCCACCTCGCCACGATTCACACGCGTGCCTTCTGGGAACATGATGACCCAGATACCCTGGTCCAGCAGACGCTTGCCCTGCTCCACTACCTTGTGGAAGGCGCGCGAACGCTGGGCCCGGTCGATGTGGATCATGTCCAGCGCACCAATGGACCAACCGAAGAACGGCACCTTCAGCAGCTCCTTCTTGAACACATAGGCCAGCGGACGCGGCATGATGGCCGGCATCAGGAAAGTCTCATAGGTGGACTGGTGCTTGACCAGCAGCACCACACCCTGGCTCCCATCCGCAGGCAGGTTTTCCATGCCTTGCACACGGTACCGGACACCCATGATGACGCGGGCGCTGTCCACCGACAGCTTGAGCCAGGCACGCGCCACGCAATAGGCCTTGTCGGAGGAGCCACTGATCCACTTGGTCAGCAACACACCAAAGGTATAGGGAATAACGGTGACAGCCATCCACAGCATGTGGAGGACGGAACGAATCAGGGACATGAGGGCAATCGATAGCAGGGGAGCATAACGCCTGCAAGGCGTACGAAATCAGCAAGAAACATAGCAGCTAGCGCTGAATTTTCAAGCAGTTGAAGCTATTTTTACTTGAAATCCAGAATCAATGCGAGCCGGGCGTCTCCTCTGCCGGTTGGGACACATCGCCATCTCCCAGCGGCAGCAGCGCGTTGACCACAGCCTGCAGATCGGCAAAACGCTCGCTACCCTCGGGAAGGACATCGCTGCCGCTTTCCACAAGGCGCCCCGTGGACTCCACAAACATCAGGTGCGCGCCCAGGGCCTGTCCAGCCTGCAGATGCTCCACCCCGCTGCCAATGGCCCAGATTTCCGAGCCCCCGGCGCCATAGCGCTCTGCTATCTGCTGAAACAAGGCCGGGCGCGGCTTGCGGCAGGCACAATCCTCATCGGGCGCATGGGGGCAGAAGAACACGGCCTCCACACGCCCCCCGGCGGCCGCCAGTTCGCGGTGCATCTTGGCATGCACGGCATTGAGCTCGATCACGTCGAACAGTCCGCGGCCCAGACCGGGCTGATTGGTCACCACCACCACATGCCAGCCCGCACGATTGAGGCGTGAAACCGCTTCCAGCGCACCAGGCACAGCCACCCATTCATCAGGACGGCCGATGAAACCATGGTCCCCCCACTGATTGAGGGTGCCATCACGGTCAAGAATCGCAATCTTCATGAGTGTGACGAGTGTGAATGACAGAAAAAAGCCCGCTTAGCAAACGGCCAAGCGGGCTGGCTTTCACGCGACGCAGACTTATTGACCTTCCCAGCGCTGGAGCACCAGGGAGGCATTGGTGCCGCCAAAACCGAAGCTGTTGGACAGCACGGTCTTGAGTTCGGCATCGCGGGTCTTAGTGACCAGAGGCATATCGCCCAGCAGCGGATCGGGCGTTTCCACATTGGCCGACCCGGCGATAAAGCCCTTGTCGAGCATGATCAGGCAGTAGATCGCCTCTTGCACGCCCGTGGCGCCCAGCGAGTGACCGGTCAGCGACTTGGTGCTCGAGAACGGAGGCACCTTGTCACCGAACAGCTCGCGCATGGCACGCACTTCCTGCATATCGCCCACGGGGGTCGATGTGCCGTGCGTGTTGATGTAGTCGATGGGCGCATCCACGGTTTCCATGGCCTGCTTCATGCAGGCGATGGCGCCGTCGCCCGAAGGGGCCACCATGTCCTCACCGTCGCTGGTGGCGCCAAAGCCCACCACTTCGGCCAGGATGTGGGCACCGCGCGCCAGCGCATGTTCTAGGCTCTCCAGCACCACGGCGCCGCCGCCGCCGGCGATCACGAAGCCGTCACGGTTGGCATCGTAAGCACGCGAAGCCTTTTCGGGCGTCTCGTTGTACTTGCTGGACATGGCACCCATGCCATCGAACAGTAGCGACATGCCCCAGGACAGCTCTTCACCGCCGCCCGCAAACATCACGTCCTGCATGCCCCAGGCGATCTGTTGGGCCGCAGCGCCAATGCAGTGGGCCGAGGTCGAGCAAGCCGAGGTGATGGAGTAGTTGATGCCCTTGACCTTGAAATTGGTCGCTAGGCAGGCCGAGACCGTAGAGCTCATGCAGCGCGTGACCTGATAGGGCCCCACGCGGCGAATGCCTTTTTCACGCAGCGTGTCGGCCGCTTCGATCTGGTTGGCGGGCGAGCCGCCGCCCGAGCCCATGATCAGGCCGGTGCGCGGGTGGCTCACCTGCTCTGGCGTCAGACCCGACTGCTTGATCGCGTCCTCGAGGGCAATCTGCGAATAGGCCGCAGCGTCACCCATGAAGCGCAGTTGCTTGCGGTCGATGCGTGCCTCGATATCGATCTCGGGAATACCCGCCACCTGCGAGCGCATGCCCAGTTCCGTGAACTGGGGCATGGCCTTGATGCCCGAGCGGCTCGCGCGCAGCGAGGCCTCCACTGTTGCCAGATCGTTGCCGATGCACGAGACAATGCCCGCGCCGGTGATGACTACCCGCTTCTTGCTCATGCTGCCTTACCTTGGCCGTCTTCACGCAGGAACAGACCCACGCGCAGGTCATTGGCCACGTAGATTTCCTTGCCATCGGCCAGCAGGCGTGCGTCGCCAATGGCCATGTTCAGCTTGCGCTTGATCACACGCTTGATATCAATTTCGTATGTCACCAGTTTGACATCAGGGCCCACTTCACCCGTGAACTTGACCTCACCGGCGCCCAGAGCGCGACCACGACCGGGCAGACGCAGCCAGGTCAGGTAAAAGCCGATCAGCTGCCACATGGCATCCAGGCCCAGACAGCCGGGCATGACGGGGTCGCCCTGGAAATGGCAGTCAAAGAACCACAGATCGGGCTTGACGTCCAGTTCGGCCACGATCTTGCCCAGGCCATGGGCGCCACCGTCGGCGTCAATATGCGTGATGCGGTCGAACATCAGCATGGGAGGCAGGGGCAGACGGCCGCTATCGGCGCCAAACAGCTTGCCCTCACCAGAGGCGATCAGTTGTTCGTAGGAAAAAGATTCAGCCATTCTCTCAATTGCTCCACGGCAGCCCATGGGAGCTACCTGTTACTTTATTCGGGGATCTGCAGTTCACACCCCAGCGGGGCGGTACAACCGGGCATTATCAAGGCTGGCACGCATGGCTGGCCCACAATACCCATGATCAGGCCCGAAACTCTGCCACAAATGGCGTGAGCCTTGATGGCAGTCGTGCATTTTCCCGGTAGCGGACTCCGCCATAGCCTCGGCTCAACCCTCAGCCGCGCATACGGCGCGCACCCAGCCAGGCCACGCCACAGATCAGCAGGCACAGCAGCGTCAGCGGCACCAGGCCCAGGGCATGAACCCAGCGCGCATAGGGCGTCATGCCTTCGCGGCCTTGAACCCGGGCTGAAAGCACGGCCCGCTCGAAAGGCGCCAGGGCACTGACCACCCTGGCTTTGTGGTCGATGACCACGGTTGCACCAGTATTGGTCGCACGCAGCATGGGACGCTCGAATTCCAGCGCCCGCATGCGGCTGATGTTCAGGTGTTGGTCAATCGCCACGGAGTCGCCAAACCAGCCGATATTGCTCAGATTGACCAGCACCGTAGGCGCGGTCGACGCGCTGCCGAAATGGGCAGCCAGCTCCTCGCCAAACAAGTCTTCGTAGCAGATATTGGGTGACAGATGCTCTCCAGCCCAGCTCATCGAAGCCTGGCCCAGCGCACCACGGTTGAAGTCCCCCAGCGGGATGTTCATGAGGTCGGTAAACCAGCGGAACATGGGCGGAATGAACTCGCCGAACGGCACCAGATGGTGTTTGTCGTACTGGTAAGGCTGGGTCTGCCCGGGCATCCAGCCTTCCACGGTGTTGGTGTAGCCGGCCTCCAGATTGCCCAGCGGAATACCAATCAGCGCAGCCTGCCTGCCGCCGCTCTTCACAAAGGGTTGGCGCACAAAGTCCAGGTAATCTGCAGGCAGTTGCTGAGGCAGCAGGGGAATGGCAGTCTCGGGCGCCACCACCAATTGAGCCTTGGAGTCATGCAGCTGCTGGGCATACCAGCGCAGCGCCACGATCACACCCGAGCCCAGCTCAAATTTTTCATCCTGCGGAATATTGCCCTGCAGCAACTCCACGCTCAGCCCTGGCTGCCCGGCAGGGGCTTGCAGGCTTTCGCTACGCGCCCACCACAACCCGCCCCAGACCAGCACCAACGCGGCCAAGCTGGCCAGCACAGGCTTCAGATGCAGCTTGCCTGGCTGTACCCGCGCGCGCCCGACCAGCAGCGCCAGCCAGGCGGCGATCCAGGCCGCCACAAAGCCCGTGCCGTAAACGCCGATCCAGCGCGGCAGCACGGATAGCGGGCCTTCCACATGGGCATAACCGCCCGCCCCCCAGGGAAAGCCTGTCCACAGCCAGCCCCGTGCCAGCTCGGCCAAGGTCCACAGCGCAGCAAAAACCATAGCTGCAAGCGCTGATGGGACATGGGAAATACGCTTGAAGAACCAGGAAACAATCGCGTAATAACCGCCCAGAAAAGCCGCCAGCGCCAGCACTGCGGCCACGGCCAGTGGCGCGGCCAGACCGCCATAGGTGTGCATGGAGATGAACAGCCACCAGAAAGTGGCCGCCAACCAGGCCGTGGCAAACGCCCAGCCGCGCAGAGCCGCCCTGCTCGCTGTGGGCGCCAGCAGCAGCGCATGGACCAGCACGGCCAGAGACAGTATCTGCAGCCACCACAGCGGACGGCCATAGCCGCCCACCATGGTCAGCCAGCCATCGCCCTGACCGCGCGCCCAGGGCCATGCCAGCGAAAACGCCTGCAAGGCACCGGCCACGGCCAGCAGCAGCACGCCCAGCCAGCCTTGAGGTCTGAAAGCCGGCGAGCGGACGGATGTGACGGCGTTAGGGTTCATAAGCAAGAGACGAGCGCCAACAAGACCCCCCAGGCCGGAGGCTGGGGAATGCAAGCATACGGGATATCAGTTTTTGACCAGGCTGTCGGGCGACGGGTCGCGCACCACCTTGAACCAGCGCACGGCGCCGCCCTTGGTGTGCAGCACGGTGAACTCCAGCCCACCCAGGTGAATCTGCTCGCCCCGTTTGGGCACATGGCCAATCTCATGGGCGATCAGGCCGCCTATGGTGTCGAACTCCTCATCGGGGTCGCTGGCATGCAAACGGGTTCCGAACTCCTGGCTCACATGCTCGACACTTGCATCACCGGCCACGCGATAACTGTTGTCGGCCAGGGCAAAGATATCGCCCTCGTCTTCGGGGATGTCGAACTCGTCCTCAATCTCGCCCACGATTTCTTCGAGCACGTCTTCAATCGTCACCAAGCCCGCCACACGGCCGAATTCGTCGATGACGATGGCCAGATGGTTGCGGTTGGCGCGAAACTCGCGCAGCAGATCGTTGAGGCCCTTGCTCTCCGGCACGAAGACGGCCGAGCGCACCAAAGCACGGATATTGAGCGTGGGAGAGCGCTGCAGCTTGAGCAAATCCTTGGCCATGAGAATGCCAATGATGTTCTCGCGCTCACCTTGATACACCGGAAAGCGCGAATGTGCCGTGGTGATGACCTGATGCAGGATTTCTTCAAACGGAGCGTCGATATTGATGAGATCCATGCGTGGCGCAGCCACCATGACTTCTCCGGCGCTCATGTCGGCCATGCGGATCACGCGCTCAAGCATGACGCGGGACTCGGTGCCGATGACCTG
This window encodes:
- a CDS encoding D-glycero-alpha-D-manno-heptose-1,7-bisphosphate 7-phosphatase is translated as MKIAILDRDGTLNQWGDHGFIGRPDEWVAVPGALEAVSRLNRAGWHVVVVTNQPGLGRGLFDVIELNAVHAKMHRELAAAGGRVEAVFFCPHAPDEDCACRKPRPALFQQIAERYGAGGSEIWAIGSGVEHLQAGQALGAHLMFVESTGRLVESGSDVLPEGSERFADLQAVVNALLPLGDGDVSQPAEETPGSH
- a CDS encoding HlyC/CorC family transporter; amino-acid sequence: MSDPHPARLPEKEDKRSFLQKVAEFIHPAPESPDELIETLAEAEDNQVIGTESRVMLERVIRMADMSAGEVMVAAPRMDLINIDAPFEEILHQVITTAHSRFPVYQGERENIIGILMAKDLLKLQRSPTLNIRALVRSAVFVPESKGLNDLLREFRANRNHLAIVIDEFGRVAGLVTIEDVLEEIVGEIEDEFDIPEDEGDIFALADNSYRVAGDASVEHVSQEFGTRLHASDPDEEFDTIGGLIAHEIGHVPKRGEQIHLGGLEFTVLHTKGGAVRWFKVVRDPSPDSLVKN
- a CDS encoding lysophospholipid acyltransferase family protein, with amino-acid sequence MSLIRSVLHMLWMAVTVIPYTFGVLLTKWISGSSDKAYCVARAWLKLSVDSARVIMGVRYRVQGMENLPADGSQGVVLLVKHQSTYETFLMPAIMPRPLAYVFKKELLKVPFFGWSIGALDMIHIDRAQRSRAFHKVVEQGKRLLDQGIWVIMFPEGTRVNRGEVGEYKTGATRLAIMAGAPVVPIAVTSAKCWPRKAFVKKPGMVDVSIGKPISSAGRKHDELMAEVESWIEAEMQRLDPEAY
- a CDS encoding rhodanese-like domain-containing protein, with product MNPVSETIEPAEGYAGDIAAELAWKWVQGGEAVLVDVRTDAEREWVGKVPGAVAVAWKQWPGMAMNADFDAQLRAAVPEGKKLVLLCRSGVRSVAAAQRATGLGIEAYNILEGFEGDVNAAGQRGQLGGWRKRGLPWSQ
- a CDS encoding type III pantothenate kinase; this encodes MTFLAIDIGNTRLKWAMYEDHRPGAALLAHGAEFLEHIERLAEGAWAGLPAPDRMLGCVVAGEPARRRVHEQIEQMLGWNLEPRWVVPSLQEAGVSNGYDHPSRLGADRWVAMIGARHHMLQQGPQRPLVTVMVGTAVTVDAMDAEGHFLGGLIIPGHGIMLRALEGGTAGLHVPTGEVKLFPKNTSDALTSGGTYAIAGAVERLYQHLAEHCQAEPMCIMAGGAGWKMSPSMTRPFQLVNNLIFDGLLVMAEKRWG
- the fabA gene encoding bifunctional 3-hydroxydecanoyl-ACP dehydratase/trans-2-decenoyl-ACP isomerase; translation: MAESFSYEQLIASGEGKLFGADSGRLPLPPMLMFDRITHIDADGGAHGLGKIVAELDVKPDLWFFDCHFQGDPVMPGCLGLDAMWQLIGFYLTWLRLPGRGRALGAGEVKFTGEVGPDVKLVTYEIDIKRVIKRKLNMAIGDARLLADGKEIYVANDLRVGLFLREDGQGKAA
- the lysM gene encoding peptidoglycan-binding protein LysM, which codes for MGLFSFIKEAGEKLFGGGDAHAATPSEDLNVKAAQAIAAYINTQNLGVSNLQVQFDGSQGKVTVQGVAPTQAAKEKVTLCCGNVANVQSVDNQMTVTNPEPEAQYHDVVRGDTLSAISKKYYGDANKYNAIFEANKPMLTSPDKIYPGQKLRIPAL
- a CDS encoding M48 family metallopeptidase, giving the protein MEEDDEPVVLPAHPLASHAVHLQGLPIAYLLRRSARRSIGFSVSAQGLDVTAPRWVGMAEIEAALQTKAGWIVRKLQEAGQRQQLKNEARIHWQEGGLLDYLGVPMRLCLTGGSSNPVRTRQTYREQHADGAQCLHLPLAPDAPPVQVRAAVQAWILREARTHFTARMLHYAPRMGVRWNALRLSSANTRWGSATSAGVIRLNWRLMQHAPQIIDYVVVHELAHLHHMDHSPQFWAVVEQMLPDWKQLRRTLRDRPLPGWD
- the galE gene encoding UDP-glucose 4-epimerase GalE codes for the protein MKTLLTGGAGYIGSHTAIELISHGHEVVIFDNFSNSHPEAVRRVEQIAGRSIPVIQADVRDQQALESALGQHGIDSVVHFAGKKAVGESVAQPVDYYDNNVNGTLVLLRAMKNHNVRKLVFSSSATVYGSPQYLPLDEKHATSVTNPYGRSKLMVEEILADLYHSDPQWSLAVLRYFNPIGAHESGLIGEDPSDIPNNLLPYIAQVAVGRRQQLQIFGGDYDTVDGTGVRDYIHVVDLARGHVKALEKLAGLSQPELLTVNLGTGNGYSVLEVLQAFEKACGKTLPYAITDRRPGDVASCYANPAHALATLGWQAQHNLDEMCADTWRWQSQNPNGYRSA
- the fabB gene encoding beta-ketoacyl-ACP synthase I, coding for MSKKRVVITGAGIVSCIGNDLATVEASLRASRSGIKAMPQFTELGMRSQVAGIPEIDIEARIDRKQLRFMGDAAAYSQIALEDAIKQSGLTPEQVSHPRTGLIMGSGGGSPANQIEAADTLREKGIRRVGPYQVTRCMSSTVSACLATNFKVKGINYSITSACSTSAHCIGAAAQQIAWGMQDVMFAGGGEELSWGMSLLFDGMGAMSSKYNETPEKASRAYDANRDGFVIAGGGGAVVLESLEHALARGAHILAEVVGFGATSDGEDMVAPSGDGAIACMKQAMETVDAPIDYINTHGTSTPVGDMQEVRAMRELFGDKVPPFSSTKSLTGHSLGATGVQEAIYCLIMLDKGFIAGSANVETPDPLLGDMPLVTKTRDAELKTVLSNSFGFGGTNASLVLQRWEGQ
- the lnt gene encoding apolipoprotein N-acyltransferase, which gives rise to MNPNAVTSVRSPAFRPQGWLGVLLLAVAGALQAFSLAWPWARGQGDGWLTMVGGYGRPLWWLQILSLAVLVHALLLAPTASRAALRGWAFATAWLAATFWWLFISMHTYGGLAAPLAVAAVLALAAFLGGYYAIVSWFFKRISHVPSALAAMVFAALWTLAELARGWLWTGFPWGAGGYAHVEGPLSVLPRWIGVYGTGFVAAWIAAWLALLVGRARVQPGKLHLKPVLASLAALVLVWGGLWWARSESLQAPAGQPGLSVELLQGNIPQDEKFELGSGVIVALRWYAQQLHDSKAQLVVAPETAIPLLPQQLPADYLDFVRQPFVKSGGRQAALIGIPLGNLEAGYTNTVEGWMPGQTQPYQYDKHHLVPFGEFIPPMFRWFTDLMNIPLGDFNRGALGQASMSWAGEHLSPNICYEDLFGEELAAHFGSASTAPTVLVNLSNIGWFGDSVAIDQHLNISRMRALEFERPMLRATNTGATVVIDHKARVVSALAPFERAVLSARVQGREGMTPYARWVHALGLVPLTLLCLLICGVAWLGARRMRG